One Rhodospirillales bacterium DNA segment encodes these proteins:
- the hemC gene encoding hydroxymethylbilane synthase, with amino-acid sequence MTGARLRIGTRGSPLALAQTETVRALLAAHVPALGAPDAFETMIIRTTGDKVLDRPLAEIGGKGLFSKEIDEAMLDGRIDLAVHSVKDLPTFLPDGIVLAAVLPREDPRDVLIASVGRIALLPTGALIGTSSPRRQAQLLARRPDLRIAPLRGNVHTRLRKVADGTVAATLLARAGLNRLGLGGTGTPIDESELLPAVGQGAIGVTCRDDDPMVVDWLAAIGDDHARIEVTAERAMLAALDGSCRTPIGGLGRCGSSGGFDLRGLVVRPDGSELMRGERRGVARDAVAMGDDLGQELRGRAGPGFFTA; translated from the coding sequence ATGACCGGCGCTCGCCTGCGGATCGGCACGCGCGGCAGCCCGCTGGCGCTGGCGCAAACCGAGACCGTCCGTGCGCTGCTCGCCGCGCACGTGCCGGCGCTTGGCGCACCGGATGCGTTCGAGACGATGATCATCCGCACCACCGGTGACAAGGTGCTCGACCGACCTCTCGCCGAAATCGGCGGCAAGGGTCTGTTCAGCAAGGAAATCGATGAAGCGATGCTGGACGGGCGCATCGATCTCGCGGTGCATTCGGTCAAGGATCTGCCGACCTTTCTTCCCGACGGCATCGTGCTGGCGGCGGTGCTGCCCCGCGAGGACCCGCGAGATGTCTTGATCGCATCGGTCGGGCGAATAGCCCTCCTGCCCACCGGCGCGCTAATCGGCACGTCTTCTCCGCGCCGCCAGGCGCAGCTCCTCGCCCGCCGTCCCGATCTGCGCATCGCGCCGCTGCGGGGGAACGTGCATACCCGGCTTCGCAAGGTGGCCGACGGCACCGTCGCGGCAACCTTGCTCGCCCGCGCCGGCCTCAATCGTCTGGGCCTCGGCGGAACGGGCACACCGATCGACGAAAGCGAATTGCTGCCGGCGGTCGGCCAGGGGGCAATCGGCGTGACCTGCCGCGACGACGATCCCATGGTCGTCGACTGGCTCGCCGCTATCGGCGACGATCACGCCCGGATCGAGGTGACGGCGGAACGCGCCATGCTCGCCGCCCTCGACGGCTCGTGCCGCACGCCGATCGGCGGCCTCGGCCGCTGCGGTTCAAGCGGAGGTTTCGATCTGCGTGGACTGGTCGTGCGGCCGGACGGCTCAGAGCTGATGCGTGGCGAACGGCGTGGCGTGGCGCGGGATGCGGTAGCGATGGGCGATGATCTCGGACAAGAATTGCGCGGACGCGCCGGTCCCGGATTTTTCACCGCATGA
- the tsaD gene encoding tRNA (adenosine(37)-N6)-threonylcarbamoyltransferase complex transferase subunit TsaD, which produces MIVLGIETSCDETAAAVVRDDRCILSELVYSQLSEHRPWGGVVPEVAARAHLQRLDGLIARAVGEAGIGFADLDGVAVTGGPGLIGGVIVGVMTAKAIAAVHRLPFLAVNHLEGHALSARLCEPLAFPYLLLLVSGGHCQLLIVEDVARYRRLGTTVDDALGEAFDKVAKMLGLGYPGGPLVEQAARTGDPARFSLPRPMYGRPGCHFSFSGLKTAVRHAIDGLPSGPRRPQDVADLCAAFQVVAADCLADRARNALTQFRGAHAGAPVLVVAGGVAANTYLRTRLADLAAEQGARLIAPPQRLCTDNAAMIAWAGLERLQRGLCDGLDFAPRPRWPLDPSAPPVGYAGVKA; this is translated from the coding sequence GTGATCGTCCTCGGCATTGAGACCAGTTGCGATGAAACGGCGGCGGCAGTGGTCCGCGACGACCGTTGCATTCTCAGCGAACTCGTTTACTCGCAGTTGAGCGAGCATCGGCCGTGGGGCGGTGTCGTTCCGGAAGTGGCGGCGCGCGCCCATCTGCAGCGCCTGGATGGGCTGATCGCCCGGGCCGTCGGCGAGGCCGGAATCGGGTTCGCCGATCTCGACGGCGTGGCGGTCACCGGCGGGCCGGGATTGATCGGCGGCGTCATCGTCGGCGTCATGACCGCCAAGGCGATTGCCGCGGTTCATCGGCTGCCCTTCCTCGCCGTCAACCATCTGGAGGGTCACGCGCTGTCGGCGCGGCTGTGCGAGCCGCTGGCGTTTCCCTACCTGCTGCTGCTCGTCTCTGGCGGGCATTGCCAGCTGCTTATCGTCGAGGACGTGGCGCGCTACCGGCGTCTCGGTACCACGGTCGACGACGCGCTGGGCGAGGCGTTCGACAAGGTGGCGAAGATGCTTGGCCTTGGGTATCCGGGTGGTCCGTTGGTCGAGCAGGCGGCGCGCACGGGCGATCCGGCACGCTTTTCCCTGCCGCGACCGATGTACGGCCGGCCCGGCTGCCACTTCTCGTTTTCCGGCCTGAAGACCGCGGTCCGTCACGCGATCGACGGTTTGCCCAGCGGGCCGCGCCGGCCCCAGGACGTGGCCGACCTTTGCGCGGCATTCCAGGTCGTGGCCGCGGATTGCCTCGCCGATCGCGCGCGCAATGCGCTCACCCAGTTCCGCGGCGCGCACGCCGGCGCGCCGGTGCTCGTCGTCGCTGGGGGGGTCGCCGCCAACACCTACCTGCGGACCCGGCTTGCGGACCTGGCCGCCGAACAGGGCGCTCGCCTTATCGCGCCACCGCAGCGGCTGTGCACCGACAATGCCGCGATGATCGCCTGGGCTGGCCTCGAGCGTCTGCAGCGCGGTCTGTGTGACGGCCTCGATTTCGCGCCACGGCCGCGCTGGCCCCTCGATCCTTCGGCGCCGCCCGTCGGGTATGCTGGCGTCAAGGCGTAA
- the pyrE gene encoding orotate phosphoribosyltransferase, whose protein sequence is MTASTDVRSRLQAIIRQRSLLTGGAFTLASGRESSVFFDMKRTMFDPEGAHLIAEAVLASIGDDPIEAVGGLVMGAVPIVAVVCAKSYDRRPLQGFFVRKEAKDHGTARQIDGNLSPGARVVILEDVTTTGGSALMAADAVSAAGAAVVRVITIVDRLEGAAAAFAARKLAFSALFTRDDFLATA, encoded by the coding sequence ATGACCGCTTCGACCGATGTCCGTTCGCGCCTGCAGGCGATCATTCGCCAGCGCTCCTTGCTCACCGGCGGCGCCTTCACGCTCGCCTCGGGGCGGGAGAGCAGCGTGTTCTTCGATATGAAGCGCACGATGTTCGATCCCGAGGGCGCCCATCTCATCGCCGAGGCAGTGCTGGCATCGATTGGAGACGACCCAATCGAGGCCGTCGGCGGCCTGGTCATGGGCGCGGTGCCCATCGTCGCCGTGGTCTGTGCCAAAAGCTATGACCGCCGTCCGCTGCAAGGCTTTTTCGTGCGCAAGGAGGCGAAGGATCACGGCACCGCGCGGCAGATCGACGGCAACCTGTCGCCTGGCGCGCGCGTGGTCATTCTCGAGGACGTCACCACCACCGGCGGCTCGGCGCTGATGGCGGCGGATGCGGTTAGCGCAGCCGGGGCAGCCGTGGTGAGGGTGATCACCATCGTCGACCGGCTCGAGGGCGCGGCGGCGGCCTTCGCCGCTCGGAAGCTGGCTTTTTCCGCCCTTTTTACCCGCGACGACTTCCTCGCGACCGCTTAA
- a CDS encoding ABC transporter substrate-binding protein produces MGATPAGNTVRIGLDWFLNPDHLAFIAARDWPDLAAEPLTIVLDEPNQHGDGFAALAGGVFDLIVTEPLTLLEPMASACEPLGCVFETSGGILIREDRLKKLRAGEIMRIASPMSGRLTDGLCRRILQRWAGNQGVAIAETQIAVEQADFRHVENLEAGFDACWLAFANIEAVQARQRGLSVRLLTAEDVGLPGFSALELVARKGRSAEEIALHERFIAALEAAALRLRADEQAAVSLWQSASGEGGSDAREIVIATLACLKAPVDRTPTRWHSLESLLLEA; encoded by the coding sequence ATGGGCGCGACCCCGGCGGGGAATACGGTGCGGATCGGGCTCGACTGGTTCCTCAATCCTGATCATCTGGCGTTCATCGCTGCTCGCGATTGGCCCGATCTTGCCGCTGAACCGCTGACGATTGTGCTCGACGAGCCGAACCAGCACGGCGACGGCTTCGCTGCCCTGGCGGGGGGCGTGTTCGATCTTATCGTGACCGAGCCCTTGACGCTTCTGGAGCCGATGGCAAGCGCGTGCGAGCCGCTTGGCTGCGTCTTTGAGACGTCTGGCGGAATTCTCATCCGCGAAGACCGGTTGAAGAAACTGCGCGCGGGCGAAATCATGCGCATTGCCTCGCCGATGTCCGGTCGCCTGACCGACGGGTTGTGCCGGCGTATCCTTCAGCGGTGGGCCGGGAATCAGGGCGTGGCGATCGCCGAGACGCAGATCGCCGTCGAACAAGCCGACTTTCGCCATGTCGAGAACCTCGAGGCAGGTTTCGATGCGTGCTGGCTTGCGTTTGCCAATATCGAGGCGGTTCAGGCGCGCCAGCGTGGCCTTTCCGTCCGGCTGTTGACTGCGGAGGACGTCGGGCTCCCCGGATTCTCCGCACTCGAACTCGTCGCTCGCAAGGGCCGCTCCGCCGAGGAGATCGCGTTGCATGAGCGGTTTATCGCCGCTCTCGAAGCGGCGGCGCTGAGGTTGCGCGCGGACGAGCAGGCCGCGGTTTCGCTGTGGCAGTCGGCAAGCGGTGAGGGCGGCAGCGATGCGCGCGAGATCGTGATCGCGACGCTCGCATGCCTGAAGGCTCCCGTCGATCGGACGCCCACGCGCTGGCATAGTCTGGAAAGCCTGCTGCTTGAAGCATAA
- a CDS encoding GAF domain-containing protein, translating to MPSMKTLRDRLDQFGAAAVVRPDVDELLQVACQEIADALNVSHVKALEYLPGEKSLLIRAGVGWSDHVVGEVRLAAGFECAAGFTLQTGKPTISEDLLSEQRFHVPQLLFDHGVRSVVNVLIKFDDLVFGVLEADSDQARHFGDEDIQTLQGFANVLALVIAQARTAKANYELSVKLETLLRELAHRTRNNNQLLMSMVSLQKAKATIMEVVHALDDVLARITVLNAIDELLSFVDDTEFVDVPSYINSLSGKIFSSLSDSSQGIRLVTDLEDGVLTRSVAQSVAVIVNEFITNSFKYAFKDGGVLSIRMQIDKEMAVFELADDGPGIPASAQPGLGSQIMDAMAAQIDAKLDWLPGPGAKLRLLIPRATPPSCDETA from the coding sequence ATGCCAAGCATGAAGACGCTGCGCGATCGTCTGGATCAGTTCGGGGCCGCCGCCGTCGTCCGGCCGGACGTCGACGAGCTCTTGCAGGTCGCCTGCCAGGAGATCGCCGATGCGCTTAATGTGAGCCATGTCAAGGCGTTGGAGTATCTCCCTGGGGAGAAATCGCTGCTCATCCGCGCCGGCGTTGGCTGGTCCGATCACGTTGTCGGAGAGGTGCGACTGGCGGCGGGATTTGAGTGTGCCGCCGGCTTCACCTTGCAGACGGGCAAGCCGACGATTTCGGAAGACCTGCTGAGCGAACAGCGGTTTCACGTCCCGCAACTGCTGTTCGATCACGGCGTGCGGTCGGTGGTCAACGTCCTGATAAAATTCGACGACCTCGTCTTCGGCGTGCTCGAGGCGGACAGCGACCAGGCGCGCCATTTCGGCGACGAAGACATCCAGACACTCCAAGGGTTCGCCAACGTCCTTGCCCTCGTCATCGCCCAGGCGCGAACGGCGAAGGCCAACTATGAGCTGTCGGTCAAGCTGGAGACGCTCCTGCGCGAACTCGCCCATCGCACGCGCAATAACAACCAGCTGCTCATGTCGATGGTCTCGCTGCAAAAGGCCAAGGCGACGATCATGGAGGTCGTGCATGCGCTCGACGACGTTCTTGCCCGGATCACCGTCCTGAATGCGATCGACGAGCTGCTGTCATTCGTCGACGATACCGAGTTCGTCGACGTTCCGTCCTACATCAATTCGCTGTCCGGCAAAATTTTCTCGTCTCTCTCCGATTCGTCGCAAGGTATCCGTCTGGTCACCGACCTCGAAGATGGGGTGCTGACCCGGTCGGTGGCGCAAAGTGTCGCGGTTATCGTCAACGAATTCATTACCAACAGCTTCAAGTATGCGTTCAAGGACGGTGGTGTGCTCTCGATCCGCATGCAGATCGATAAGGAGATGGCGGTGTTCGAGTTAGCCGACGACGGGCCCGGAATCCCGGCGTCAGCGCAGCCCGGCCTGGGTTCTCAAATCATGGATGCGATGGCGGCGCAGATCGACGCCAAGCTCGACTGGCTGCCGGGACCGGGCGCCAAGCTGCGCCTGTTGATTCCTCGGGCGACACCTCCGTCCTGTGACGAGACCGCCTGA
- a CDS encoding DUF4405 domain-containing protein, giving the protein MHNAPTRSRPLTALFMLATFAVLVTSGIVLYFTPSGRTARALDWHVMFLDKWEWQNLHTAFGLFFLCAAVAHIWLNRKPLAHYLQQRIAARRATIQAAASQMASTPAQRSTFRIEPVIVVLLCALLVAAAIRPMPPISYLFDARQEARDVWGAGPTSPGHDGLGNNRPIHNGQR; this is encoded by the coding sequence ATGCACAACGCACCCACGCGATCCCGGCCATTGACCGCGCTTTTCATGCTGGCGACCTTTGCCGTCCTCGTCACCAGTGGAATCGTGCTTTATTTCACGCCGAGCGGGCGAACCGCCCGCGCGCTCGATTGGCACGTGATGTTCCTCGACAAGTGGGAATGGCAGAACCTGCACACGGCCTTCGGCCTGTTTTTCCTGTGCGCGGCGGTCGCGCACATCTGGTTGAATCGCAAGCCTCTTGCCCACTACCTGCAACAACGGATCGCCGCGCGCCGGGCAACGATCCAAGCCGCCGCGTCCCAAATGGCAAGCACGCCTGCACAGCGCTCCACATTCCGGATCGAGCCAGTCATCGTTGTACTCCTGTGCGCACTGCTCGTCGCTGCGGCGATCCGGCCGATGCCGCCGATCAGCTACCTGTTCGATGCGCGCCAGGAGGCGCGCGACGTCTGGGGCGCGGGCCCGACATCACCCGGACACGACGGACTTGGAAACAATCGGCCAATTCACAATGGGCAGCGCTAA
- a CDS encoding Rrf2 family transcriptional regulator gives MRLTQFSNFAIRILMYAALRGDPPSGVPEIARAYGISYDHLKKAAGELSRRGYLETVRGRNGGVRLAMPPEAIRIGDVIRHTEGEMTLVECFDPLTSTCPLRPECKLRHALGEALAAFFAVLDGYTLADLVQSPERLAPLLGMPAGEALPQPTSPAHQSGETAAERTRSVGA, from the coding sequence GTGAGATTGACCCAGTTTTCCAACTTTGCGATCCGCATCTTGATGTACGCGGCGCTGCGCGGCGATCCACCCAGCGGTGTTCCGGAAATCGCGCGCGCCTACGGCATCTCGTACGATCATTTGAAGAAGGCCGCCGGCGAGTTGTCGCGCCGCGGTTATCTTGAGACTGTGCGCGGACGGAATGGGGGCGTGCGGCTGGCCATGCCGCCCGAGGCAATCCGAATCGGTGACGTCATCCGGCATACCGAAGGCGAAATGACACTGGTCGAATGTTTCGATCCGCTGACCAGCACCTGCCCGCTGCGACCCGAGTGCAAGCTACGCCATGCCCTTGGCGAGGCACTCGCTGCCTTCTTCGCGGTGCTGGACGGCTACACGCTGGCCGATCTGGTGCAATCACCCGAACGGCTCGCGCCGCTTCTGGGCATGCCGGCCGGCGAGGCTTTACCGCAGCCCACCAGCCCGGCGCATCAAAGCGGCGAGACGGCGGCGGAACGGACGCGGTCGGTCGGCGCCTGA
- a CDS encoding MaoC family dehydratase has translation MDDLHGYYFEDLKEGMTAVFGKTITEADIYTFAGVSGDNNPVHINEEFAKTTMFKSRIAHGMIGASFISAVLGTKLPGPGCIYVSQTLKFKAPVKIGDTLMARVTIKKLVPEKKFVECETICTVGDKKVIDGEALIMVPTRS, from the coding sequence ATGGACGATTTGCACGGCTACTATTTCGAAGACCTAAAGGAAGGTATGACCGCGGTGTTCGGCAAGACGATCACCGAGGCCGACATCTATACATTTGCGGGCGTTTCCGGCGACAACAACCCCGTGCACATCAACGAGGAATTCGCCAAGACGACGATGTTCAAATCGCGCATCGCTCACGGCATGATCGGCGCATCGTTCATTTCCGCCGTCCTCGGCACGAAACTTCCCGGACCGGGCTGCATCTACGTCAGTCAAACCTTGAAGTTCAAAGCCCCGGTGAAAATCGGCGATACGCTCATGGCACGGGTTACGATCAAAAAACTGGTTCCAGAGAAGAAATTCGTCGAGTGCGAGACGATTTGCACCGTCGGCGACAAGAAAGTGATCGACGGTGAAGCCTTGATCATGGTGCCGACCCGCAGTTGA
- a CDS encoding sulfite exporter TauE/SafE family protein: MDLQSIALLVGAGILGGGINAIAGGATFFTFPAMMAAGLGAVAANASNTVALAPSSFAAFIAMRRHLPAARHLMVSFLILGVVGGALGAWLVLWLGDARFRACVPWLLLMATVLFAAGPWLVRTMKRADLHHERPSVRVAGLVLQAGIGIYGGFFGAGMGMVTLAGLNLLGLDDIRVMNALKNLFTSMCNGIAIVVFVLAGVVSWPHAFVMMAGGLVGGYLGGHLGNRLPAAYARIVVTLVGTVLTIAYFIES, translated from the coding sequence ATGGATCTGCAGAGCATTGCCCTTCTCGTCGGCGCCGGCATTCTCGGAGGCGGCATTAACGCCATCGCCGGCGGCGCGACCTTTTTTACCTTCCCGGCGATGATGGCCGCCGGGCTGGGCGCGGTAGCGGCGAACGCTTCGAACACCGTGGCCTTGGCGCCGTCCAGCTTTGCCGCTTTCATCGCCATGCGCCGGCACCTGCCGGCCGCCCGCCACCTGATGGTGTCCTTTCTCATTCTTGGCGTCGTCGGCGGCGCTCTTGGCGCCTGGCTGGTGCTGTGGCTCGGCGACGCGCGCTTTCGCGCCTGCGTGCCATGGCTGCTGCTCATGGCGACGGTGCTGTTCGCCGCGGGGCCGTGGCTGGTGCGGACGATGAAGCGGGCGGACCTGCATCACGAGCGCCCGTCCGTGCGTGTCGCCGGTCTCGTGCTGCAGGCCGGCATCGGCATTTATGGCGGATTCTTCGGCGCCGGAATGGGCATGGTCACCCTGGCAGGGCTCAATCTGCTCGGCCTCGACGATATCCGGGTGATGAACGCGTTAAAGAACCTATTCACGTCGATGTGCAACGGTATTGCCATCGTCGTCTTCGTCCTTGCCGGGGTGGTGAGCTGGCCGCACGCCTTCGTGATGATGGCGGGCGGCCTCGTCGGCGGCTATCTCGGCGGTCATCTCGGCAACCGCCTGCCGGCGGCATACGCGCGGATCGTCGTCACCCTCGTCGGCACTGTCCTGACCATTGCCTACTTCATCGAAAGTTAG
- a CDS encoding 2-oxoacid:acceptor oxidoreductase subunit alpha has product MSGETVSIAITGAGGAGVMTASQMLLDAVAKEGLYGLMGRSSGPQIRGGEVAAFLRLGTRTVECLDDRFDIMVALDWLNVERFSAEIPLDAKSLVLCDADAGEPPARIVASGARLVALPLQETVNSLPGGRMNMVGLGLVSALLGVGADTIVAVVTKSLGKRGQAVLDAGIAGVNAGAALIDGIDTSVYRLEARAIATERWNISGNEAAGLGAVRGGVRFVAAYPITPATEILEWLAPNLEKVGGVLVQAEDELASINMIIGGSFGGTPSLTATSGPGLALMTEAIGLAVASETPIVVIDVMRGGPSTGIPTKSEQSDLNIALYGLHGDAPHIVTAANSISDCLFTAQWSVHLAEQLQVPAIVLTDQLLGQSRAIVDRPADIAFLGKREMASGALDTYQRYAVTTSGVSPMAIPGTPGGEYVADGLEHAVSGRPSSGAEDHTTQLDKRARKIEEFDYGQHWAEIAGDGPLAVLTWGSCAGPVREACARAEAMGLRIRLICLRLLAPAQVDALEAALEGVERVLVVEQSHSKQFYRYLRAHYDLPRDVRVLSRPGPLPIRAGEVLEHLQSWS; this is encoded by the coding sequence GTGTCTGGTGAAACCGTATCGATCGCGATCACCGGTGCCGGTGGCGCCGGAGTGATGACGGCATCGCAGATGCTCCTCGACGCTGTCGCAAAGGAGGGCCTTTATGGTCTGATGGGTCGTTCGTCGGGTCCGCAGATCCGCGGCGGCGAGGTGGCGGCATTTTTGCGCCTCGGCACGCGTACCGTCGAGTGCCTCGATGACCGTTTCGACATCATGGTCGCGCTCGACTGGCTGAACGTCGAGCGGTTTTCGGCGGAGATCCCGCTCGATGCCAAGAGTCTGGTGCTCTGCGACGCCGATGCCGGCGAGCCACCGGCGCGGATTGTCGCCAGTGGAGCGCGCCTCGTGGCACTGCCGCTGCAGGAAACGGTCAATTCGTTGCCTGGCGGGCGAATGAACATGGTCGGCCTCGGGCTGGTCTCGGCGCTTCTCGGCGTCGGCGCAGATACGATCGTCGCCGTCGTTACCAAGTCCCTCGGCAAACGCGGCCAGGCGGTGCTCGATGCCGGCATCGCCGGCGTCAATGCCGGCGCCGCCCTGATCGACGGCATCGATACGTCGGTCTACCGGCTGGAAGCGCGGGCGATCGCAACCGAGCGCTGGAACATCAGCGGCAACGAGGCGGCCGGCCTTGGCGCGGTGCGCGGTGGCGTGCGCTTCGTCGCCGCCTACCCGATCACACCGGCCACGGAAATCCTCGAGTGGCTGGCGCCCAACCTCGAGAAGGTCGGCGGTGTTCTGGTGCAGGCCGAGGACGAACTCGCCTCGATCAACATGATCATCGGCGGCTCGTTCGGCGGCACGCCGTCGCTGACCGCGACCTCCGGGCCGGGTCTCGCGCTGATGACCGAAGCGATCGGGCTTGCGGTCGCCTCCGAAACGCCGATCGTCGTCATCGACGTGATGCGCGGCGGTCCCTCGACCGGCATTCCGACCAAGTCCGAGCAGAGCGATCTGAATATCGCCCTTTACGGTCTCCACGGCGACGCGCCGCACATCGTTACCGCGGCGAACTCGATCTCCGACTGCCTGTTTACGGCACAGTGGTCGGTGCACCTCGCCGAGCAGCTTCAGGTCCCGGCGATCGTGCTCACGGACCAGTTGCTCGGTCAGTCGCGGGCGATCGTCGACCGTCCCGCGGACATCGCCTTCCTTGGCAAGCGCGAGATGGCCTCCGGCGCGCTCGACACCTATCAGCGCTACGCGGTGACCACCTCGGGTGTCTCGCCGATGGCGATTCCCGGCACGCCCGGTGGCGAGTACGTCGCCGACGGCCTCGAGCATGCCGTCTCCGGGCGGCCCTCTTCCGGCGCTGAGGATCACACGACGCAGCTCGACAAACGGGCGCGCAAGATCGAAGAGTTCGATTACGGCCAGCACTGGGCGGAAATCGCCGGCGACGGTCCGCTCGCCGTTCTGACCTGGGGCTCGTGCGCCGGTCCGGTACGCGAGGCCTGCGCGCGGGCCGAAGCAATGGGACTCCGTATCCGGCTCATCTGCTTGCGGCTGCTGGCCCCGGCGCAGGTCGACGCCCTGGAGGCGGCGCTGGAAGGAGTCGAACGCGTGCTGGTGGTCGAGCAGAGCCACTCCAAGCAGTTTTACCGCTATCTGCGTGCCCACTACGATTTGCCGCGCGACGTGCGCGTGCTCAGCCGGCCCGGACCGCTGCCCATCCGTGCCGGCGAAGTCCTCGAACACCTGCAGTCCTGGAGCTGA
- a CDS encoding 2-oxoacid:ferredoxin oxidoreductase subunit beta, translating into MTAHSEQSAPPSPGDYKSDYRPVWCPGCGHYSVLSSVTKALAELAPKREDVAVISGIGCSSRIPAYTSVYGFHSIHGRSLPVATGLKVARPDLMVIVCGGDGDGYSIGGNHFIHACRRNVDLTYVVMDNQVYGMTKGQASPTTPADWKKSKLTPHGTGVSPFHPLAVALAAGANFIARCYAGDPNGTARVITEAVRHPGFSMVQVLSQCVTYQPGQKEWKTTVRKSDLTATSSVAEAAKWMMTDDGLSTGVLYIGNRPVYRPALQESATIDDIETSFAV; encoded by the coding sequence ATGACGGCACACTCCGAACAGTCCGCACCGCCTTCCCCCGGAGACTACAAGTCCGACTATCGGCCGGTCTGGTGTCCCGGTTGCGGCCATTACTCCGTGCTGTCCTCGGTCACCAAGGCCCTCGCGGAGCTCGCGCCCAAGCGCGAGGACGTCGCCGTCATCTCCGGTATCGGCTGCTCGTCGCGCATTCCCGCCTATACGAGCGTCTATGGCTTCCATTCGATCCACGGCCGCTCGCTGCCGGTGGCGACGGGGCTGAAGGTGGCGCGGCCCGACCTGATGGTGATCGTCTGCGGCGGCGATGGCGACGGCTACTCGATCGGCGGCAACCACTTCATCCATGCCTGCCGGCGCAATGTCGATCTCACCTACGTGGTGATGGACAACCAGGTCTATGGCATGACCAAGGGCCAGGCCTCGCCGACGACGCCGGCGGACTGGAAAAAAAGCAAGCTGACCCCGCACGGCACCGGCGTCAGCCCGTTCCATCCCCTGGCGGTTGCGCTCGCCGCCGGCGCCAACTTCATCGCCCGCTGCTATGCCGGCGATCCCAACGGCACGGCGCGCGTGATCACCGAGGCGGTGCGTCATCCGGGCTTCTCGATGGTTCAGGTGTTGAGCCAGTGCGTGACCTACCAGCCCGGACAGAAAGAGTGGAAGACGACGGTGCGCAAGTCCGACCTGACCGCGACCTCCTCGGTCGCCGAGGCGGCGAAATGGATGATGACCGACGACGGGCTCAGCACCGGCGTCCTTTACATCGGCAACCGGCCTGTCTACCGCCCGGCGCTGCAGGAAAGCGCCACCATTGACGACATCGAAACGTCGTTTGCCGTTTGA